One genomic segment of Helianthus annuus cultivar XRQ/B chromosome 14, HanXRQr2.0-SUNRISE, whole genome shotgun sequence includes these proteins:
- the LOC110890658 gene encoding nuclear pore complex protein NUP107 has product MVIQWLCFTPPSTINDATRVGSKLLNRELMHSNVLFREFGLISMWRVPTMPIGTHTLLSLLAEPLKHPSETSISTEDRETSDSLREFHDWLCNLFSKTLENHLRFPSSPSPFWFKASSMRVSPSSPSLRIASQTSSSKITDDSRFSTNTNQLLINNEF; this is encoded by the exons ATGGTCATTCAGTGGCTTTGCTTTACACCTCCCTCCACCATTAATGATGCTACCAGAGTTGGCTCAAAACTGCTGAACCGAGAATTGATGCACAG CAATGTACTGTTCCGGGAATTTGGTTTAATTTCTATGTGGAGAGTTCCAACAATGCCAATTGGGACCCATACGCTGCTTAGTTTACTTGCTGAGCCTTTGAAACATCCATCAGAAACTTCGATTTCCACCGAGGATCGTGAAACTTCTGATAGTTTGAGAGAGTTTCATGACTGG TTATGTAATTTGTTTTCCAAAACCCTAGAGAACCATCTCCGTTTTCCTTCATCTCCATCTCCATTCTGGTTTAAAGCATCAAGCATGAG GGTTTCACCGTCTTCTCCCTCTCTTCGCATTGCCTCTCAAACATCTTCATCCAAG ATCACCGATGATAGCAGATTCTCTACAAACACAAATCAGTTGTTGATAAACAATGAATTTTAG